DNA from Bacteroides zoogleoformans:
ATAACTTCCCCATCTGGTCGCACCATACTTCTGCCATGCATCAGTTTGCCGTTTGGACGATGCTCGAAGACCTCGGTCTGGGTGCCTCTCTGCAACATTACAACCCGTTGATTGACGAGGAAGTGCGCCGCACCTGGAATCTGCCCGAAGAGTGGCAGCTTGTGGCTCAGATGCCTTTCGGCACACCTACGGGCGAGCCGGGCGAGAAGAGCTTTGAAGACATGGACAAGCGTTTCAAGGTGTTCCGTTCTTGATCGCACTCTTCCGGCGGATTGGCCGGGAAGATGAAAGAACGGTTTGCGGAGAGGCTTTTTCCGGACGCGCACAACGCAGATGGTATGGTTCTTTGGTTTAGAGAACCGTGCCACCTGCGTTTTTTTCATCCGGGTGTTGATGGCTAAGGGCTTGCGCAGAGGTGTTCCGTATGCAGGTGGCACGGCTTCTGCCGGTCGGAGCGTCCCCTCGCTGCACGAGTCCGTAGGTGGCTGTTCGGGGTTTTGACAGACACAAGCCTCTGTCACGACAAACACAAGTCCTTGTGAAAACAGACACTTGTGTCCGTCAATCTTCCTTCACCGTGGGCTGGGAGATTAAATAAATTGTTTACCTTTGCGCGCATAAGGGAAGCAGATATGATACGTATTTTCTTGACCGGCTACATGGGGGCCGGAAAAACTACTTTAGGAAAGGCCTTTGCCCGCGAAATGCATGTGCCGTTCATCGACTTGGACTGGTACATTGAAGAGCGTTTCCACAAATCCGTCCGCGAACTGTTTGCCGGTCGTGGAGAAGATGCTTTCCGTCAGCTGGAGCGGAACATGCTGCACGAGGTGGGAGAGTTTGAAGACGTCGTCATCTCCACCGGCGGCGGCACGCCCTGCTTCTTCGACAACATGGACTACATGAATGCCTGCGGGCAGACGGTGTTTCTCGATGTGCATCCCGACATCCTGTTCCGCCGCCTCCGGGTGGCCACGCAGCAACGCCCCATTCTGCAAGGCAAGACGGACGAAGAACTGCGTGCCTTTATTCTGGAGGCACTGGAGAAGCGTGCCCCCTTTTACTCGCAGGCCCAATACCTGTTCGATGCCGGCCGTCTGGAAAGCCGCAGGCAGATATCCGATTCTGTCCAACGGCTGCGCAACCTCCTGAAACTTTAATTCCCTGTAAATGTGCATTTCTCGGCTGAAAAGGCTGAAGATATTGGATTAATGTGTATTTTTGTCCCCAATAGCAAATAGTAAAATGTCAAATAGTAAACATATTGGTGAAGTAGATGAGAAAATGGCGTATTGAAGATTCAGAAGAGCTGTACAATATAACAGGTTGGGGCACTTCGTACTTTGGTATCAATGACAAAGGTCATGTAGTGGTGACACCGCGCAAAGACGGCGTAGCCGTCGATTTGAAAGAACTGGTGGACGAGTTGCAGCTACGCGACGTGGCGGCGCCCGTGCTGGTTCGTTTTCCCGACATTCTGGACAACCGCATCGAGAAGGTGTCCTGCTGTTTCAAGCAGGCCGCCGATGAATATGGGTATAAAGGCGAGAACTTTATTATCTATCCCATTAAGGTGAACCAGATGCGTCCCGTCGTGGAAGAGATGATTACGCACGGCAAGAAGTTCAATCTGGGATTGGAAGCAGGTTCCAAACCGGAGCTGCATGCCGTAATCGGTGTCAATACCGACCCCGGCTCGTTGGTTGTCTGCAACGGATATAAGGACGAGAGTTTCATCGAAATGGCACTGCTGGCGCAGAAGATGGGCAAACGCATCTTTCTTGTAGTGGAGAAGCTCAACGAACTGAATCTTATCGCCAAGATGGCGAAGCAGCTCAAAGTGAGACCTAACATCGGTATTCGCATTAAGTTGGCCTCCAGCGGAAGCGGCAAGTGGGAAGAAAGCGGAGGCGATGCCAGCAAGTTCGGCCTTACCTCAAGCGAGTTGCTCGAAGCGCTCGACTTTCTGGAGAAGAAAGAAATGAAAGACTGCCTGAAGCTGATACACTTCCACATCGGCAGTCAGATAACCAAGATACGCCGCATCAAGAATGCCTTGCGCGAGGCTTCGCAATTCTTTGTGCAGCTCAACAAATCGGGCTTCAACATCGAGTTTGTGGATACCGGCGGAGGCATGGGGGTGGACTACGACGGCACACGCTCGTCTAACAGCGAAAGCTCCGTCAACTATTCCATTCAGGAGTACGTCAACGACGTGGTGTCCACCTTTGTCGACGCTGCCGACAAACACGGCTTTCCGCATCCCAACATCATCACCGAAACCGGCCGCAGCCTCACCGCTCACCACTCCGTGCTTATCTTCGAAGTGCTGGAGACGGCCTCCCTGCCCGAAATGGACGATGATTGGGAACCGGGTGAAGATGCCCACGAACTGGTGAAGGAACTGTATCACATCTGGGACAACCTGAGCCAGCGCAGTATGCTCGAACCTTGGCACGATGCGCAACAGATTCGCGAAGAGGCCCTCGACCTCTTCAGCCACGGCATTGTCGACCTGAACACGCGTGCGCAGATAGAAAAGCTCTATTGGAGCATCTGCCGCGAAATCAACACCATTGCCGGAAACATGAAGCACGTGCCCGAAGAGTTTCGCAAACTCAACAAGCTGCTTGCCGACAAATACTTCTGCAACTTCTCACTGTTCCAATCATTGCCCGACTCTTGGGCCATCGACCAGATGTTCCCCATCATGCCCATCCAACGGCTGGACGAACGTCCCGACCGCGAAGCCACCTTGCAGGACATGACTTGCGATTCGGACGGTAAGATTGCCAACTTCGTCACTTCGCGTTCCGATACCACCACGCTGCCTTTGCACTCGCTCCGCGACAAGGAAAACTACTATCTGGCCGTGTTCCTCGTAGGAGCCTATCAGGAGATTCTGGGCGATATGCACAACCTCTTCGGCGATACGAACGCCGTACACGTGTCTGTCAACTCCAAGGGCTACACCATCGACCAGCTGATTGACGGCGAAACCGTGGCCGAAGTGCTGGACTACGTGCAATATAACCCCAAGAAACTGGTGCGCACACTGGAAACGTGGGTTACGCAGTCCGTCAAGGAAGGCCGCATCTCGGTAGAGGAGGGCAAGGAATTCTTGTCCAACTACCGCTCCGGACTATACGGATACACGTATTTGGAATAGAACGGTTAGCGTATGGTGGTTAGCGGTTAGTTGGGCGGGGTGTATCTGCAAAGCGAACCAGCCTCCAAAGAATACCTTCACTTACCAATCCTAACCCCTAATCGTTAATCGCTGATGCATACGGTTTTTTTCTTCAAGAAACCGGAGTGTATACACCTTAATTATATATGAGAACTGATTATCCGCATCGTGTCTGCGACTGTCTGCCGGAAGCCGGCACAAGGACATCTTGCGGATAATCGAATTATATGGAAGCAATGAAAGAGAAACTGACTGTTATCAAGGTAGGCGGCAAAATAGTGGAGGAGGAAGCCACCCTCCGTAAGTTGTTGGATGATTTTGCGGCTATCGGGGGGCATAAGCTATTGGTGCACGGAGGCGGACGTTCGGCCACCAAGCTGGCTGAAAGTCTGGGTATCGAAAGCCGTATGGTGAACGGCCGCCGCATCACCGATGCCGAAACCCTGAAAGTAGTGACGATGGTGTATGGCGGATTGGTGAACAAGAATATCGTGGCCGGTTTGCAGGCACGTGGCGTCAACGCATTGGGACTCACGGGAGCCGACATGGATGCCATCCGTTCCGTGAAGCGACCGGTGAAAGAGGTGGACTACGGCTTTGTGGGCGATGTGAAGCAAGTCAACGCCGTTTTGCTGGCCGACCTTATTTGCAAAGGCATCATCCCGGTGATGGCTCCGCTGACGCACGACGGCGAAGGCAACATGCTGAACACGAATGCCGACACCATTGCCGGAGAAATCGCCAAAGCCCTTGCTTCGCTGTTCGATGTCACCTTAGTGTTCTGCTTTGAAAAGAAAGGCGTGCTCCGCAATGAGAACGATGATGACAGCGTGATTCCACACATAACTCCCGACGAGTTCAAACAATATGTGGCCGAGGGAGTGATTCAAGGCGGCATGATTCCGAAGCTCGAAAATGCTTTCGAGGCAATTACCTCCGGGGTTTCCGAAGTAATCATCACTTCGGTTGCGGCTATCGGA
Protein-coding regions in this window:
- a CDS encoding shikimate kinase, whose amino-acid sequence is MIRIFLTGYMGAGKTTLGKAFAREMHVPFIDLDWYIEERFHKSVRELFAGRGEDAFRQLERNMLHEVGEFEDVVISTGGGTPCFFDNMDYMNACGQTVFLDVHPDILFRRLRVATQQRPILQGKTDEELRAFILEALEKRAPFYSQAQYLFDAGRLESRRQISDSVQRLRNLLKL
- the speA gene encoding biosynthetic arginine decarboxylase, translated to MRKWRIEDSEELYNITGWGTSYFGINDKGHVVVTPRKDGVAVDLKELVDELQLRDVAAPVLVRFPDILDNRIEKVSCCFKQAADEYGYKGENFIIYPIKVNQMRPVVEEMITHGKKFNLGLEAGSKPELHAVIGVNTDPGSLVVCNGYKDESFIEMALLAQKMGKRIFLVVEKLNELNLIAKMAKQLKVRPNIGIRIKLASSGSGKWEESGGDASKFGLTSSELLEALDFLEKKEMKDCLKLIHFHIGSQITKIRRIKNALREASQFFVQLNKSGFNIEFVDTGGGMGVDYDGTRSSNSESSVNYSIQEYVNDVVSTFVDAADKHGFPHPNIITETGRSLTAHHSVLIFEVLETASLPEMDDDWEPGEDAHELVKELYHIWDNLSQRSMLEPWHDAQQIREEALDLFSHGIVDLNTRAQIEKLYWSICREINTIAGNMKHVPEEFRKLNKLLADKYFCNFSLFQSLPDSWAIDQMFPIMPIQRLDERPDREATLQDMTCDSDGKIANFVTSRSDTTTLPLHSLRDKENYYLAVFLVGAYQEILGDMHNLFGDTNAVHVSVNSKGYTIDQLIDGETVAEVLDYVQYNPKKLVRTLETWVTQSVKEGRISVEEGKEFLSNYRSGLYGYTYLE
- the argB gene encoding acetylglutamate kinase; this translates as MKEKLTVIKVGGKIVEEEATLRKLLDDFAAIGGHKLLVHGGGRSATKLAESLGIESRMVNGRRITDAETLKVVTMVYGGLVNKNIVAGLQARGVNALGLTGADMDAIRSVKRPVKEVDYGFVGDVKQVNAVLLADLICKGIIPVMAPLTHDGEGNMLNTNADTIAGEIAKALASLFDVTLVFCFEKKGVLRNENDDDSVIPHITPDEFKQYVAEGVIQGGMIPKLENAFEAITSGVSEVIITSVAAIGEEGGTRMVR